The Plasmodium cynomolgi strain B DNA, chromosome 13, whole genome shotgun sequence DNA segment CCCAACGACGAGCCACTCGAGCTGCACCACCAAATTGAGCTACCTGCAGGATGCGCTTAACGACATTCAGGAAAAGGACGAGGATTTGTTTTTCATGAATAATTTCGAGCGCATGCTTCagggggaagaggaggatgaggaggaagatgaagaagaagataaagCGGACGGCGGTCACGCGAAAGGGGGACACACGGAAGGGAGTCACTCGGGAGGTGACGAAGGGCAGTCCGGCAAACCGCTTCCCTGTGAGGCGCGCCCCCGCGAGGAAGGCAAGCTCGCCCAGGTGAAGGAAAAGCTGGAGCGCCACTACTCCAAGTGCTTCCAAAGCGAAACGTTGATGTACCCAATCCTCACGTGCAACTCTGCAGTCATATCGTTACATTACGACAgcaactttttaataatagGAGACCGAGATGAAAAAATCAGaattgtgaaaaataaaaaaataaacaaaatatacaacttttatttaaatcacaaattatttattacttCCCTCGTTTTGATAAATTCTAAAACCTTTTGTTCTGCCGCCGCGGATTGCTACCTCCACATGTGGGACATTAAGACGAAGGAAGTTATCGACACGATCTATTTtgactcctcctttttgtgcaaacTGACAGAGTTCAAGCAGCCGTTTAGCAGTTCTCCCCatctgaaaaaatataaatttgttaTCAACACGTTGATTTTTAAGGAAAGTACTAGGACAATCTACGCCACTGCcgaaaatttgaaaggaATGTTAATCATCCCCCTAACGTTAAATAAAGATGGCAACCATTTGTTAACTTTTAACAAGGaagaaatttcattttttccgcttcaACAGGAGGTTTTATCTTTCATCCTTTTATCAGTTGGTGGGGATGAGTGTATACTTTTTGTCGATAGAAGTGCGGGCCATTTGCATCAGATCAAATTAACAGATCGTGGGCAGTTGGTTGGAGAGGTGGTCACCCTTGATTGCCATGCCTTCTTTGACGGCGCACAACAAATGGGTAATGTAGAATTCATGCCTCCCTTGACTGCTAAGCGGTTGCTCTGCTTCGAGGCAGTTCGGGCGATGTGAGGTTTCCCCCCTCAGCAAGTCACCCTTTAACAACCCACCCCCACCCCCTGCTAAGccacattattttttcttccccccatttttagaTATCGGATTAATAAATTACTGGAAGCACACCACAATAGAGGATGACATCTATTAGGGGGAAACTCTCCATTTGCTGTGTACCGGGGTGTCGCCCACGTGTGGCTTCATTTTATGCGCCTTCGCAAagctgccttttttccattttgtcgtaatttccattttgtcgcaattttttttaaccctttgACGTGTTTCTCCTTCACTTTAAAATTGTTACCGCCCGGCACTTTTGTGCCGCATAGAGGAACGGGAAGGAAGTGCGCCCCGCATGGTCCTCTGCAAATTTATGCCTCTGCTGcgtaaatatatgtaagaGCGCGCATGTCGTGTAGGTTCAAAAGCGCATAACAACGTTCACGGCGTTGGTATTAGCAGTTCTATGGATTTCTTTTACTTGTTAAtttaatttcccatttttgtttaagcGTTCCCAGTGGAGCGTATTTATTTCTATCCCCGTTTCATCACTTTTGCCCAACTGCACGAGCAGAAGTTTTCATACTctaagaaaaaacaaaaaacaaattttgcaCCACAACGAAGTGAAGTCGTTTTGGCGTTCTTTTCACCACCTGTGGAATGCTAACCGTTTTGGCTATTTTTGCGAATAATTTATccatttctcatttttttgctcaatttgtgtgttcatttttgacagcaattttttttttttttaacttttttaaaattagccGCAATTTGAAGAACGCCACAAAGAGATTTACCGCTACGCGGAACAGTcgcatataaataaacatatgCGTATACGTGTTCACGTGGATTTCATACCTTCTTACGAACATAAAGGTGGCAGTAAAATGTAAGCTGTAACAATAATGGTAATTGGCAGTAAGCAAATCGGCGAACCATTTTGACTAAGCTAGTAATGGGCACGTGGCATCCTATCCATTTGACCTGCATTGAAAGGTTATTTCAGGCGGACCATAGGAGTACTTAACAAATTATGAGCGCGCAGTGGTAGGGCAATAGTAGAAACCCCAACGTGTGTGAAAAAGTGCTCGCATGAGAGCTAATGGTTCCTACTAGAAAGCGCGATCTTAGGAGCGAACTTGAAGGAGAGAGCCGTGTTGCCATACAAATGTGAAGTCCCTACCACCCCCCATCACATCTTTTGAGCCAACCCCAAAGCACGAAATTGTTCGTAGAAATCTATGCACAACATCGGGTACTCAAAATTGTATATGCAATTTCCACCCGCGGAGGACACCCCACTTTGTATCATCAGAACAGaggcaaaatgaaagaagacGAATCAGACGAACCTGTACAGAAAAAAGAGtatgaaaaaacattttgggAACAAATTGGAAAGCCAAAGTACATTTTAGCGCCCATGGTTGATTTAAGCGAATTAGCATTTCGATTGCTATGCAGAAATTATAACTGTCACTTGACTTTTACTCCCATGctacatgcaaaaaattttgtggagCATGAAAAATATCGGAAAAGTTATTTTCAAAGTTGCGAAAAAGATGAACCTGTAATTGCGCAGTTTTGTGGGAACAGTTcgaaaattcttttaaacGCAATTGAGTATATTAAGAACGAGGTGAACGCTGTTGATCTGAATTTAGGGTGTCCGCAGCAAAttgccaaaaaggggaattatGGAGCCTTCTTACTACATAAGCACGACGAAGTGGTGAACTTAGTGTCAGACATAACGAATAATTGCAGCATCCCAATTACTtgtaaaattagaaaaattgaCCAAGATTATCAAAAAACGTTAAACCTGTGTTATGATTTACAAAGTCGTAATGTGAAAATGATTACTGTTCATGGAAGgacaaaggaggaaaaaggcGTAAATATCAAACAGTGTGATtatgaaattattaaaataatcaaGGAAAGACTAAACATCCCAATAATAGCTAATGGATCCATCGAACATTTTGAAGATATACAAAAATGCCTAAATTATACCAAGGCCGACGCAGTTATGTGTGCAGAAATTTTACTTGAAAaaccttattttttttcaaaccaaaATGTCCACACAGTGGATGTCGTGAATGAGTATTACGATTTGTTTTTACAATATGAGTCTAacacaaaatatttaaaaggacatttgtttaaaatgttatataaatattttcaagtGCACACTGATTTGAGAGACTTACTGAATAATTGCCACTCGCTGGATGACTATGTAAACTTTCGTTCCATTTTAAACGAGAAAAGGAGCAGCGGCGTCCTCACCGAGTCCACCCTCAGTTGGTACAGGAGGTACAGGAAAACACagtgaggggggggagaggggagCAAGATTTTTCCCCGGCATATACCcgtatatgtgcacatatccATATGCATGGCTTCCCATTCGTTTTGTAGTCGCACGTGTGTCcctgcttaatttttttaattcgtccAATGGGTTAGTTTTTTAAGGGGTCTACACACCCCAATAACACGTGTTTGTCGTAGCCGTATTATTCGTCTAACCAGTGATCACCTTTgcgcagcatttttttttttttttttcgtcagtttgttttttatttccttattTATGATTTAGCCCTTTTACAACTTTGGCATACCAATTcggctctttttttttttttgtcgtttttGAAAAGATGAAAGTTGTCGACAAATGGTTCATCGTCAATTTTTTgaagtatttaaaaaatgaagcgaagcctttttggctagctctttaaaaaaaaaaaaaaaaaaaaaaaaaggaaaggaaggaaggaaggaaggaatgaagaaagaaagaaagaaagaaagaaaggaaggaagaaataaaataagagcGGTAGAGGCAGAATTGTGCCGTATTTTTTGCGACGTTGTGCAgacatttccctttttttcttctcttttttttgtgcagtATTGGCTAGAAACGAAGAAAAGGTGTTACCCTTCAGCAAAAgttacttttcctttttctgctttctcattttttttatctccaaGTTGACATTCTCAATGTTCTGAAAAAAGAGGCAGATGAAATGAGGACATGTATGCAAATGGACATTCGAGGTGTTGCCTAAGCAGTAACGCagacacattttttttttttactcaccTTCTTTATTTCTGCGATTTGCGAATTTAAAAACTCAATGTCATTCTCAGACGATTTGATGTTGCCCTCAAGTTcggatattttttcctcatagCCCTGGGTGTCGgcatttatattatcatttatCATGTCTATTTGGGCTTTCAACGTTTGTATTTGGTAATTCGAGATAGTTTTACTGTTATTCACTGTGGAGGTATTGCTACTGCTAGCATTGACGCTGCTACTGTTGCTGCTACTTTTCGCGTTTTTAATGGcgaagatttttttctttaactgaCTATCTATGTTGACTAACtgttcttgtttttttttcaaaatgttttcattttccatataggtattttttaatttcatcaGTTCTTCTTTTAATTGTCtgatttcttcatattttgtttGTATGGACAGTTGCGTTTCGTTTAGGCAAATTTCATCTATCGCTTTTAGCTGCTGCTTGGAAATGTTTTCTAGCCCCTCCTTATCattattcaatttttgtaaaatttcttcattttcttttagtTTGTTTTCTAGCTTGACTATTTTGTCCGTATTGTCTTCTATGCTTACTTTGCTCTTTAACAAttcgatatttttcttgtattTGTTTAATTCGTTTATGGCTGATTTTTCAATGGAGTTTTTTGTGCCAGCCgtggttttctttttcacttgTAAAAGTACATTGTCTAGAAATACCTTCTctaattttaacaaattcttttttatttcggagtaaatttcttcattttttgtatttttactCCCTTGGATAGTTTTTTCCGCCACCAGATTCGTTTTTATGGCGTTTTCTACATTCTTTTTGTTATTCAAAATGGTGCTGCTAGAACTCATGTACTTATTCATCGTGGGGCAATTCTTTTGGGGGGAAgacacacaaatgggggggcGGCTCACTTTGAGTGAAGTAGGGTTTTAGCGAAGAATCGAAGATGGCGAAAGAAAATATGTCGCAAATGAAGATAGACTGCCGAATTCCACCTACATCGATGACTGATGCACAATTCGGAATGAGCCAAGGGTGAATGTGATCG contains these protein-coding regions:
- a CDS encoding hypothetical protein (putative) — encoded protein: MRKRKYGSRSTPTENEANENPLDEQERKYIYPSIANSPILLHNDQVIYAYGSSLIFYSLKEKKFVKKIDEHQNAIRSLDVNKNGNKIYFLTTGDDKIIVIYDENWSVCHKIVHKKKIVKAYFLKYVQQEDKKFEIIFIDKYGDVYLFDLNLVMQGPPAMGESSTRGDIPTREDVPTKGEIPTREDVPTRGDVPTTSHSSCTTKLSYLQDALNDIQEKDEDLFFMNNFERMLQGEEEDEEEDEEEDKADGGHAKGGHTEGSHSGGDEGQSGKPLPCEARPREEGKLAQVKEKLERHYSKCFQSETLMYPILTCNSAVISLHYDSNFLIIGDRDEKIRIVKNKKINKIYNFYLNHKLFITSLVLINSKTFCSAAADCYLHMWDIKTKEVIDTIYFDSSFLCKLTEFKQPFSSSPHLKKYKFVINTLIFKESTRTIYATAENLKGMLIIPLTLNKDGNHLLTFNKEEISFFPLQQEVLSFILLSVGGDECILFVDRSAGHLHQIKLTDRGQLVGEVVTLDCHAFFDGAQQMDIGLINYWKHTTIEDDIY
- a CDS encoding tRNA-dihydrouridine synthase (putative), whose product is MKEDESDEPVQKKEYEKTFWEQIGKPKYILAPMVDLSELAFRLLCRNYNCHLTFTPMLHAKNFVEHEKYRKSYFQSCEKDEPVIAQFCGNSSKILLNAIEYIKNEVNAVDLNLGCPQQIAKKGNYGAFLLHKHDEVVNLVSDITNNCSIPITCKIRKIDQDYQKTLNLCYDLQSRNVKMITVHGRTKEEKGVNIKQCDYEIIKIIKERLNIPIIANGSIEHFEDIQKCLNYTKADAVMCAEILLEKPYFFSNQNVHTVDVVNEYYDLFLQYESNTKYLKGHLFKMLYKYFQVHTDLRDLLNNCHSLDDYFVFYFLIYDLALLQLWHTNSALFFFLSFLKR
- a CDS encoding hypothetical protein (putative), which translates into the protein MNKYMSSSSTILNNKKNVENAIKTNLVAEKTIQGSKNTKNEEIYSEIKKNLLKLEKVFLDNVLLQVKKKTTAGTKNSIEKSAINELNKYKKNIELLKSKVSIEDNTDKIVKLENKLKENEEILQKLNNDKEGLENISKQQLKAIDEICLNETQLSIQTKYEEIRQLKEELMKLKNTYMENENILKKKQEQLVNIDSQLKKKIFAIKNAKSSSNSSSVNASSSNTSTVNNSKTISNYQIQTLKAQIDMINDNINADTQGYEEKISELEGNIKSSENDIEFLNSQIAEIKKNIENVNLEIKKMRKQKKEK